One Oryza glaberrima chromosome 10, OglaRS2, whole genome shotgun sequence DNA segment encodes these proteins:
- the LOC127786034 gene encoding 3-ketoacyl-CoA synthase 1-like — translation MASTAAVMERERLTAEMAFPPAVVAAGGGASCKPGAEPRSIVIKIRRRLPDFARSVNLKYVKLGLLSAGFPMPPSPSWVVMLALAAAAAYGLFDVAALYAVDLVGCAAWLCAAALLVAVWYARRPRPVYLVEFACYKPDGDEHEISKDGFLEMTESTGFFNGEAVAFQTKITRRSGLGDRTYLPPGIQARPPRLSMAEARAEAEAVMFGCLDKLFAATGVDPSRDVGILIVNCSLFNPTPSLASMVVNRYRMREDVKSFNLGGMGCSAGLIAVDLARDLLQANAGALAVVVSTENITLNWYFGNDRSMLLSNCIFRMGGAAALLSSRGGDARRAKYRLLHTVRTHKGAADGCFGSVYQREDERGRVGVSLARELMAVAGDALKTNITTLGPLVLPLAEQLKFLRSLVLRRVLRRGARRPYIPDFRRAFEHFCVHAGGRAVLEEVQRSLGLGDGDMEASKCALHRFGNTSSSSLWYELAYAEAKGRVRRGHRVWQIGFGSGFKCNSAVWRALRDVPPVSSGAGDGEEERRRVSCNPWVDSVESYPPKAYI, via the coding sequence AtggcgtccacggcggcggtgatggagcGCGAGCGCCTCACGGCGGAGATGGCCTTCCCGCCGGCCgtcgtggcggccggcggcggcgccagctgcAAGCCGGGCGCGGAGCCGCGGAGCATCGTGATCAagatccgccgccggctgccggacTTCGCCCGCTCCGTCAACCTCAAGTACGTCAAGCTcggcctcctctccgccggcttcccgatgccgccgtcgccgtcgtgggtGGTGATGCTCGcgctcgcggcggccgcggcgtacGGCCTGTTCGACGTTGCCGCGCTCTACGCCGTCGACCTCGTCGGCTGCGCCGCGTGGCtgtgcgcggcggcgctgctcgtcGCCGTCTGGTACGCCAGGCGGCCGCGGCCAGTGTACCTCGTCGAGTTCGCCTGCTACAAGCCGGACGGCGATGAGCACGAGATCAGCAAGGACGGGTTCCTCGAGATGACGGAGAGCACGGGGTTCTTCAATGGCGAGGCGGTCGCGTTCCAGACCAAGATCACCCGCCGCTCCGGCCTCGGCGACCGGACGTACCTGCCGCCGGGGATCcaggcgcggccgccgcggctgtccatggcggaggcgcgcgccgaggcggaggccgTCATGTTCGGGTGCCTCGACAAGCTGTTCGCCGCCACGggcgtcgacccgagccgcgacGTGGGCATCCTCATCGTCAACTGCAGCCTCTTCAACCCGACGCCGTCGCTGGCGTCCATGGTGGTGAACCGCTACCGGATGCGCGAGGACGTCAAGTCGTTCAACCTCGGCGGCATGGGGTGCAGCGCCGGGctcatcgccgtcgacctcgcccgCGACCTCCTCCAGGCCAAcgccggcgccctcgccgtcgtGGTGAGCACCGAGAACATCACGCTCAACTGGTACTTCGGCAACGACCGCTCGATGCTGCTGTCCAACTGCATCTTCCGcatgggcggcgcggcggcgctgctgtcgagccgcggcggcgacgcgcggcgaGCCAAGTACCGGCTGCTCCACACGGTGCGCACCCACAAGGGCGCCGCCGACGGGTGCTTCGGCAGCGTGTACCAGCGCGAGGACGAGCGCGGGAGGGTGGGCGTGTCGCTGGCGAGGGAGCTCatggcggtcgccggcgacgcgctgaAGACGAACATCACCACCCTCGGCCCGCTCGTCCTCCCGCTCGCCGAGCAGCTCAAGTTCCTCCGGTCGCTGGTGCTCCGGCGGgtgctccgccgcggcgcgcggcgccccTACATCCCGGACTTCCGGCGCGCGTTCGAGCACTTCTGCGTGCACGCCGGCGGGCGCGCCGTGCTGGAGGAGGTGCAGCGGAgcctcggcctcggcgacggcgacatggAGGCGAGCAAGTGCGCGCTGCACAGGTTCGGGaacaccagcagcagctcgcTCTGGTACGAGCTCGCCTACGCCGAGGCCAAAggccgcgtccgccgcggccaccgcgtcTGGCAGATCGGCTTCGGCTCCGGCTTCAAGTGCAACAGCGCCGTCTGGCGCGCGCTCCGCGACGTGCCGCCCgtctcctccggcgccggcgacggcgaggaggagcgccgccgcgtgAGCTGCAACCCGTGGGTGGACAGCGTGGAGAGCTACCCGCCAAAAGCATACATTTGA